Part of the Ctenopharyngodon idella isolate HZGC_01 chromosome 8, HZGC01, whole genome shotgun sequence genome, tgtCGGAGCtaatagccttgtgggcagtgCTCACACATAAATAGCGGAAGTGTGCTTCTGACAACTTGATTTTGATTCAAGGTCCTTTGCTGATCCTATTCCTCTCTCTCCACTCTATCCAATCGAGGCATAAAAAggctttaaaaaagtttttttttttttttaataatctccATTTATGACAGTCTGACCGGGCCATAAGAGTCAAATaagatatactgtacatattagattctaatttaatttttgttgtcCAAATGGATAATTTGTCATCCATATTAGAACTCTACTGGTATTGTACTGAAATGtcttactggaaaacaaaaggaAATCACAGAGGGGGTTAtgagtttaaaataatttttttaatgttaattatcgTTAATCATTGTAAGTCTGTTAGTAAACTGTAGTCTTAAcagtattatttaaaattatcaaGGAATTCTCCATTTGGACTGGTTCCAAATAATGATAGAAATTCCAGTAGGCTtcatttaagatattttcaaTATGGGATTTTGGATGCCAACATACCTGAGCAGAAATCCGAGCTTCTGTTGCAGCCACGGCTTTACACTTCGCAAAAGGTGAGTGTTGATGAGATCTAAAATATTGTCCATCAATAGACACTAGTTCATTCCTACTTCCTGCCAGTCCTGGAGGACATTTGTATGCTTCTTTAAGATAAACTCTTTGCATGTTTTGCGTATGGTTCTTTATATCCTCTCTATGAATCACCAGTGGGTGCATTTGACTCAAATTCTCCTGCATTTCAAGCCTTTTATGAGGGTTAATCTCAGTAGGGCCATCAAAAGCCAATTTGTCTCCATCAGGTCTTCTGTCTCTGACAAAATCTTCATTTTGTCCAGATTTGTTTGGTGGTTGTATAGATACTCTAGGGACATGATTAGAGCTGAATCTTGTATTACAGCACTGAAACTGCTCATTTCTTGGTTGTCTTTTGATATCTCTTGGAATGTAGCTACTGTGCCTTTCACTTTCCGTGACGACAGGTATTGTGAGAGAGGAAACCGCTGAGGTGGATACAGATAAGTTGGGAGTTTGATGTTCCACAAAAGAGGCTGCTTGTTCAGTTGAGTTGAAGTGTAGCATCGAGCAATGCAAGTTTGCAGACATCCACGAGGACTCAAGAAGCTCATGAAAGGTACAGGATGAAAGCCTTTCATCTTGTCTTTGAAAAGCGAGTGCTTCCTTTTGGGGTTTATAAGCAATGTCTGCAGAATTAAAGCAGGTCGGCGGGCTGTCTTTCTTTGAAATTGTGGATAATGAGGAATACTCTGTAAAATCCCTCTCTGGGGTCTTCCATTGCTCACACTTATGCTTGGCTGCTGTATCACAACATATGAGGGCTGAAGCATCTCTTAGTGTTGTATCTCTTCTGGCATATTTTGAGCCACTTGCACTCTCTGAAACCGAATAAATGTTCTTGTGGTGAGGAAGATCAAAAGTGCAGTCTGTTCCCCTCTTGAAGTGTGTTTGCTGAATGAAGGGCTCAGAACCAAACGTGAGAATAGAGGGAAGTTTGCTCAGCGGTGTGTTCTTGTATGAAGTTGTACCGTCTTTCTGAGCATATGGAGGCTCATCTGCGTTTTCCTCAGGCAACGGCATGTTGCTTGTTATTCACATTTTGCTGTCTCAATACAGATCTGCTCAGGTATCATTTAAAAACAAGGTCTCATTCCATCAGCTCAATAAAATATTCATGCATAACCATGAGgtctgcattaaaaaaatgctgaactTCCAAACAATTCAATTAAAGAtctaataatttaaatgttaactgataaaacatttattttctacatttgGATGATGCAGATAATCATTTGGCTACAGCTGTTTTGTAAAGTATTTACAAAAATCACTCACCCTCAGGGGCAGCATGTTATATTTGCTAATGCCTCCATTTTGTGTCATCTTTAGTTAATGATCTGTATAAAATGTGGGCGAAACATTCAAACTGCAGAGAGCACGTTGAGAGAGCTAAGAAGATTACAACCAGATTACTGTACAACCAACCCGCTGGGAGGAGCCAGGACATTAACTCAGTCTAGTTCTCAGTTTAAGCTGAGAGAcgacatttaaaaaactgtccAACCGtatccattgactttgtatcgcgtgaggctgcctccttgtcatttctgacttattacaaaaaacagaacaatgcccaaaagctgctgtgtgacaaggtgtacaccTAACAAGCTAAAAACccagaaataattttttataagctgtcgactccaaaaaacgaatgtttaaggatacaaaagtggatacaggcagtgAGACAGATCGCAACGGGTCATATTACTATAAGAAATACACTGGAGGGGAACGTAATCGGCGACAACAtatgctaaacaaacaaacaaaaacaaaccattcattatttttaaccatgtcAAAGAATAGTTTCAGCTGTCGCCGAATACGTTCCCCTCCAGTGTATTTCTGACGTTCAGCAGCCATGTTGATGAATGATGTaacgcaggtggtggagtaataacttctttaaatgaatccgtttgagatcgaattatttctagattttttgctataaattatggacatggcatctgaggactaatccTCATtgttctcagttattttgctttatttccagattcaatcataggctcgttCTTACGTACCAGAGCACGTatgcacatgcgcactcttTAAAAACGGTGCtgaaaatctcttgacaaactaaagtATGTAattgacatttgtatatatttgaagtaaaagatatacattgtacttaatgttaACTTGCTtgttttgctcaagataacgatttattaagtccacatgtcataaaaacaagaaactatgcttctagccacagctcgagagctgttGTTCCAACCACAAAACGACGGAACCtgcgatgttagttggctaacgatacttttgggaaacgcaccctgggtggttgctatttGACCCCAACATTGCACCTTTTTGTCAACAAGCTGCATGGTTTGAGGCATCATTCATGTCTGTGTACAATAATGTACACAAAACCTTGTTTTTTATTGCACAGACTAaagttgtttaattttttgaaaaaaataaaaaaataaatatgcaatcGTTTTTAGTAGATTGTCTTGATTTTATGATGCTTGTCATGTTTGTCTGCATGGTTGTCAATCACTGATTGACTACACTGTTCTATTTGTTGTGCTATGTAAAATTTGATTTCGAAAGATTTGTCTAAAGCAAACACACACCAAGTTCtgtaaaaatatcttattttattgcaATGCTACAATTACCATTAAATAATCTGCATAATCAACAAGTTAAACTGACAAATTTCAGGAAGAAATTTGTATTCTATTTCATACAAAATACACAATGTAATTTTTATGTCATGTGATCTTTAAACACTAATTACTGTCAGTTTTACTAACATTGATGGAAAGTAAAACACAAGCGGTGTTAAGTTCCCATTGTCTTGGTCAACCGAAATGTCTACTTGTAGCTTCTCAGGTAAACCAATCTGTGAGGCTGGAATTTCTCTCGACACAGTGGGCATTCGGTCTGCAATAAAAGCAACAAGAAAAAGTACTGATCAGACCTCAGTAATGTTAAACTTTACATGCAAACACACCACAGTATTATGTAATATAGAAGTCTTGCCTTGGTATTGCACCACTCAGTAATGCACTCCCAGCAGAAGAGATGACCACAGGGAGTGCTAGTGGTGTTTCTGCGCTCCTCCAAACACAAGATACAGCGTGAAGAGCGAGATGATGACTCGCTGACCTGACGACTGAAAGGAAAAACAGAGAATGTGTAAAGAGAGAACATGAATAGCACAACATAAATCTAGAGTATTATGAAAGCTCCCCTCAAGACCCCATAATGTCTCATTTATtaccacaaagaaaaaaaaagaaaaagaagggtAAATGACAAATAAGGATGTCtaagatgaagaaaaaaaattgttaaaatgaaaaaaacaaggATGAGgatggtgaggtctgaacgcgctctgacaacggaagtgatgtctcgcactcattgaagtataagcgtgagacatcacttccgtcatcagaacgcgttttcagacctcaccaaccggatgcgcaaggcagctGGAcgtagtggtgttttagaggtgaaaaattatataaatactgttcggtttctcgcacaaaccgatcgtttcgtgtcttaggacatcagtgtgttgtcacgagccgcagggtttaatttggatttgtttgtgcatgtttttttattctcatagatggagttaccattgacaagcattatccgactgacagaccgcaacggttggagttaaaaatcatcatttgtgttctactgaagaaacaaagtcacctatatcttggatgccctgggggtaagcagataaacatcaaattttcatttttgggtgaactatccctgtaacaacataataattattttagcGTCCAAGTGCGAATAGGTTTAATGCAGATTAACTGGATTCGTGCCGAATGAGAAAGGAGCCCAACGCCAGTTtcgctttaaataaatttgtttaggcttttaaataaatattgtttgtaatgaatgccactataatttatttttatgtttattttatagctacttatttttcagttttgttttgttgtggaaATAGCCTAACATGCATGTTTATAGCTTAATGTTTGTAAATATTTCGTTTTTACCGGTATTTTAGCTacattatttttgaatgaaataataaaatgcgaGTGATAAACCAATGCGATTTATCTGGGGGGGTTTTCTCTCAAAAAACCCAATCGGGACAgtctaaaacgcttaacgtggcttaatgtaggccttactaagacagtgatattaacagaccaaactgAGTAAACATCATACAAATAAACCatatgtacagaaaagcagttgAGCCCAAAATTTGAACGCAGCGCGTTTAATTTTAAGCGTTTTAACGACCTAACATCTCGTTATTACGAGAAAAGATAtatctcgtaattatgacataattgagtgggaaaaaaataatatgtatgtgGCAGCAATGCGCCACCGTACTACAGCGCTACCTAGGGAGAAGATTTCTATGCTGTTTCCACTCCTGTCGTGCTCTCTGTCTTTGCTTGAGGTTGTTAAACTGCAGTGTGAGAGTGACGCCCAGCTGTAGAAGCGACAGCGCCCCCAGCAGACGGTAACTGTTACTGATCCTTGGGTCATCGCCAGACACATTTCCCACTCTTAGCTAAAGAAAACACATTCACAGTTACACAGATTAAACTTTTACACTTCAGGAATatgatatacactaccattcaaaagtcagtatgattcttttttgaaagaaatttataattttattccGCAAGGATACattgattaaaaaagaaaaagaaaaagtgaggcatacaaataaatgctgttattttaaactttctatatacagaatcatgtgacgctgaagagtaatgatgctgaaaattcagttttgcatcacaggaataaattacattttaaaatatatataaataaaaaaaggttattttaaattgtaacaatattttacattattaaagttttattgtatttttgataaaataaaggcagccttggtgagcataagagacttctttcaaaaacattaaaaaaatcttaaaacatcttactgacttttgaaaagtagtgcatttcagagtgaaacaggatattcaacaagacaaaaatgagTTAGACTTGATTTTGGTGATCAGGAACTGATAGGATGGTGAAGAAAAGGGACATTGGCATATATGGTGAAAAGTGGGTGTTTTTTAAAGCAATAACTTGCAGAAAAAGTACCAATGTATTAGCATGTTTTGGATAtggtaccatggtaataccacaGTATCCTGTGAAGCACCTTGGAGTACCATGTAAATAACATGACATATGAATATGGTTATTATTTAGTACTATAGTCTGTATTGAAGTACCATAGTATTATGATCTCTAACAGTAATTTTTTGTAAGGGATATACCACATGTCCTCTGATATTACTACGCTTCATTAATACAGCATATAGGAACTTATTCCCACAGTACAGATTTTATAAtagtaaaagaacaaaaacttaCATAACTAACACCTGCAGCTCTTTTACCAATGTGGTAAAAGGCTCCACTGATGTAAAAGACAGCCACATGTAGCCTGTACAGAAGAGTGATTCCCTGCTGCAGGGCAAATACAAGCGGAATCAAAGACTTCCTCTGAGACTCAGTTAGCATCCCCACAGCTCTCTGAATCCAGAACCGCACGTGTGATAACGGGTTCCAGGTTCTGCTTGTCTGCCGCTGTGAGTTTGCTTCTGTTTCCAACTCATTCTCAACACAAATCAAGACCTTGTCCAAAAGATAAGGCACAAACGTGTGGAAGAAGATTAGTGCCGTTCGGCGCATTCTTGAGGGGATTCTTCTCTTGCTGGggtccacctggatgatgctgACATACTCCTCACCCAGGGTCTGATATCCTAAATGAAATGGATGACAAAAACAGGACTCTGAAATACAACAAATGCTCATATGATGAGCACATCAACAGTGTTGCAATACAAGCGAATAGCTTACCAGATAAAGTTGTAAGAACATAGTAGGTCAGATCAGACAGTAATTCAATTTCCTTTCTCCACTGAAGCCAACGTCTGGAACctcaagaaaaaacattacaaatcttTGAACAAACAGCTGTATTAAAAGGGATGTGTCATGAAAaatgggatttaaaaaaaataagattagGATTACACTCTTGCAGTATGAATACTGTACAagagtgttattttagtactatttatatcttgtaatagtatttataaatatttagaatgagcttttatttttatatttttgtttcatttttattttagtttttgtttttttatatagttcTTTTTAGCTTTAACTTATTTCATTACAGTTCTAGTTTTAGATAAATTAGtctaattttagtactttaattttagttagttgccaaggcaacatttctgtttttttatgaGTATTCCacctaatatttttgttatttaaatgaTCGAAAATGACCTACTCCCAACATTTTAACATTGTAAGACATTCAGATGAATAACAGGCCTCTCTTTCTTGACTTATTTGATCAAAGTGAAAACAGTTCAGACATTTTCACATAAAATTGGATTAACAATGACATTTTTCCAAGATGACAACTAAATGTCCTTCAGTGAATTGAGGTCAAGTGCCAAAAACATAAACAATGTAGAACACTAGAACATACTATTTAAAGTGTTTAGTTGCATAATGTGTacttcacattttatttatatataaatattatatatatatatatatattatagttatttagatctcaaatatgtgactcataatCTCACATAGTGCGtattttactatttgttttgACCCTTTTTTgcagatgcgagctccaggccgttcAGCACTCATGTACCCGCAGAAAACAGCTTCATCTTGGCCAGTCCCTCGGGTATTTGCCGCTgactcttatgtagatagtggttaagaatataattcatttggggtatatcaaacagccaatctttggtcttattaatctattacttgttccagagcaaaacgatttgggttaaggggaaaattaaatttcataactttataattaggctatatttaacttaaattctgGACTAGAGTGCaacttttgtacgtttgactgaattgtttgcttttgtttttttatttatttgattgattgagtttctttgcttttgtttgtcttttataatggctgttgttaatttaaatattattgttcaataaatattattttatataaataatatgccgtATTTGGTATTAAGAAAGGGTCCGTCAATAGtgtcagtgaaagttacattattccatgactcttatagatgactctctttataagtgagtcagaacaaggaagttgttttagtGCTGTAAGAAATAAGGACAaatggacatcgacctgaagaatgaatgctaCATGAGGGTAATACACTCATTTAGTtgatctccctctctctctcataaaaCCATAATACTCTataatacaataagcttcatAGAAGTGACTCAGTGTTCCtttgttactagttctaaagtgacgttttagaattagtattGGAGACCTGGACTCGagtgttaaactgtcaacttgagatttgaatccatggcgggaggaagtagttctgcacaaaagaaggtttttaaagacaatcacagccgtgctgataaacagccatatcgcacggctacgagtgtgatattgctcatatatatattaggggtgtaacggtacatgtattcatcccgaacCATTACGGTTCGGTGCACACAGTCAGACGATGAATAAAGTtggtcacaggcgatccacacactccaatccagaaggggggtGTGCGGttatgcaatgctgtttgctaaccaccacaacaggaaaaagcacagaagaacagatgatctatgcacagatatgtttacgtgtaatctctcaaccagtttcaaccgtggaaagacatcaataaaacagcttgagaataatatctcatgtAGCATTACATTAACCTCATGCAAGTCATTTactgtccacagcatgttagttcactagagaaataaACTTGAAGGGAGcgtttcactaaatatatgcactatattagcttatatattcattatatttactttacctagattttttttatcattaagaaaatgttaattataatttaaatatcttaaaagagagagacacaatgttcaataaaccactgtttaataaaaaaaaaaaaaaaaaaaatatgtttagttttctcccccgcTGTACATAACCCGTACCGAACTGtgacttcaataccgaggtacgttccgaaccatcatgtttgtgtacaCATACATATAACTATACAGTGTATACTGCAGACTAAGCTAGTATTCCATTTTGAACAGCCTATACTGACAAAGTTGGCCTTTCATGGTCATGATTATTATGCCACACCTACATCATATTAGCATATGACCGCCCAAAATTATGTTATTCTAGAATGcctaaaaactaaattatagaATAAAGTTAGATACTTTATTTATCCCAATGGGAAATTTCCAGCAGTATACACAACCAATACGACATACAATAAATATACAAGACATGTTGATTTGTCTAAGTAGTCTTAGatgagaataaaataaaatataaaagtatagAATACACCCTTTTAAAATCCCAAATTCTTGCACTTAGAGTGCTTGAGAGTGATTTACCAGCAAAGGTGTGGATGAGCTCATTGGCGTTGTTTGTCAGGTTGTTCTGGTAGTACTCATCCTTCTGACACGAGCGGATCAGCTGCGGCTGGTTCGCAGGAACTAGAGGCATTGCTCAGTTCAGAAGACTTTAAAGAGATCCTTAGAGGACGTGTTTATATATCAGTTTATACATCtcattttaccaaaaaaaaaaaaaaaaaaacacaatgattTACTACGTTTATGGTTCTATTTACTGGTCTAGGTCACTCACTGTGCATCGTGCTTCTAACGCTTCCGTGTTTAGTCATGTGATGCTCACACGAGCACTCCATTGGTCGGTTGGTAACAGAAGCTTTGCTGATTTGCGATCAGTTTTGCGGTTTGCTGTCTACAACAGCAAAATCGCCTTACTGAGATAAGGTTCATCACCAGATAGTATCGGCGCAAACGAATAAATTTAACCGACGTTTTTGGAAATGACCTAGCGTTCGAACAAGGAGGACATCTTCTGGTTGCATAGAGCTTAAACACAGTGAACCTCCTATCTGAAAATACATCAGAAACTGTGTAGAAGTTGAAGACATAATTGAGTCTTCCCTCTTCCAATTCCATTTAGTCTGTTTTTTATGTATCCattataatttgtatttatttcttttaaaatagaGTTTATATAAATTCCtgcacaaataataataaaaaaatgtgcatggAAATTAAAGTCAAGTTTATTTCATTGGGTTTTAAGGTATTATTATAGTAACATTATTTATTCCTATATTCTCCTCACTAAAAGATCACTATAAATGTCAACAAAATCTTCATCGAGGAATATGCCTATCCATTAAATCTGAACTCACTTGAGgtgaattaaatatataattaaatatataattctgTCCCATACCTTCAACACAGTTGCCCCGACTGAACAGGAATAGGCCTATTAGCATACTATGCAGTAAACACACTATAGGCCTACtctattttttatcattattattatttaataacgCTAGTGTTAATAGTTTAGAATTATGGCTTATTACATGTTACATATTAATTTACTGAATAATATTTGCATCATTCTTCTGTATCTACTTTCATTTGCTCTCTCTATTTAGCTTTTCACAAGTCAGCTCCTTTTACAAGGTTGTAAAACCTGTTTCTTTGTTACTCTAATGCTCTTAGATCAATCCAAACCATTAAAATTCAGAACACATACACTAAACAACTTTATTCAGCTCTTTCCTAAGGCTGATCACGAAATCCATATTAAGGTCAGATTGCAGTCATGTAGAAGACTGTTTACTCACAGTGGCAGTCAAGGAAGCACACTATTGTTTACACTTGAGCAAGGGATggctttttttctcattgaGACTCCCATGTGATTTCTTGCAGGCAGAGGCGAGGTTGCACAGAGGGCAGTTGAGGAGACCTGATCGTGGATGGAGCAGCAATAGAGCCGTCTGAGGTAGGATGCTATGAATCACTGAATTAAGAGTCTGCTTGGTAAATTCATATGCATAGAGATACTAGGTTTTTATTAGGAATGCACAGGAATGTTGTAGAAGCAGAGAACTCACTttagttttcagtttttcagtCTGGCCATGCAAATGGATCTATGAAGGTACTGCAGGGAACTGATatacttaattgtattgaatgtgaaCTTGTAGTAGGCCtatacttcaaatcttaaaaaaaaaaaaaaaagtacttacttgcacactcaaaaaaataacatgttggTAACTTAATTCAATTATGACACCTATTTCCACACAGTTGATTTATTTGAACCTAAGCTAGGTTAATTGTACTGATGAGTAAAATTCATCCTAACTGAATGAGATCACAGCGGTTTCATTTGACGTATTCTGTGAATGTCTCCTGAACATAATTTACTCTTGTTGATCCAACCAGTGCTGTTGCAACTCAGACTCCTTGTGCAGAGTTGCGCAAGTCTTCTGAGCTTTTAAGGAAATGGAAAGACCTGTTAGAGTTTAAGTGTTTAATGTTTAGttattttgaacatttaaaagagtttagtgtataaaatgttttttttttttttttttcaccatcgTGGTGAAGAGGTGCGCTTGTGCTTAGGTTGTGAGTAGCTgttgtacacacacatacatgttccATGACCGTTTGATTGAGAGGGGTAGAACTGATGACCATATGTAGCCTGTGTAAATGATGTGCTGGCCctcaaataaaattaattttatttatttctataaaaacgAATAACCATCGCAACACTTGTTctcaatatataaaaaattctaCAGTGTTTCTTTGTGTAACTATATGATATTTTCCACAAataacattactataatatgtTGCAGTATTGTCAACCTTGTTCAAATAACTACTTTTTTCTGTCCAACAGAAAGTaatgtatgtttgtttatacTCTATGATTCAACAATCccttgtagaaaaaaaaaaaaagggaaaaaaaagaagtacactttaaaataatcaatattatatggaaataatatactttaaaagaatatacttaggtgcaaactgaatgtaatgtttttggccACATAATcgaattgcaattaaatgaaaatgtattatagtttaaattaataaGCTGAGCTTTAGAGTGCTTTTTAAGCAGGACTTAAATACGTCCttataatcaattacatatttacttcagttgtctttgaaatatgtttaaaatgtactgcCAAATGTATTGatgagcatttatggtaaactaaaatatactttaatgtcatttctactgaaactatgtcatgtatttaaatatatttgtaattacacatttgtaatgataaagttacaattcagtacatttaaaatataataacttaaaatgtaatactgaataacacactacagttaaaattatatcaAGTAATTTATATATGCTTTAGTAGTtgacacattaaaataagtgtactttaaaGCACGGGAAAAGTTTATCGAAacaatgtactttaaagtaaaacatttgacattattacaaagttcactttttaaaaagtgcacttaagtgtgttaaaaaaataatggaaGTTCTCTCTTATGTAAGTACACTTAAGTCTTTTATATAAggccttttatttaattaatattatactatctgcactcaaaaaaaaaaaaaaattattctagcTGCTTGCtcagtatatttaaataaaataagctgaACGAACACAAATCTTTAGTTTTTTACTTAATTGTCATTTGCACACAATTGTATTatgttaaatgaaattaaatttgtaaaatgttaaGTTAACCTAAACCATTTGTGTTGGGACTACATGAATCATTTATGTTGCATTGATTGAAACTGGGCA contains:
- the pex10 gene encoding peroxisome biogenesis factor 10; this translates as MPLVPANQPQLIRSCQKDEYYQNNLTNNANELIHTFAGSRRWLQWRKEIELLSDLTYYVLTTLSGYQTLGEEYVSIIQVDPSKRRIPSRMRRTALIFFHTFVPYLLDKVLICVENELETEANSQRQTSRTWNPLSHVRFWIQRAVGMLTESQRKSLIPLVFALQQGITLLYRLHVAVFYISGAFYHIGKRAAGVSYLRVGNVSGDDPRISNSYRLLGALSLLQLGVTLTLQFNNLKQRQRARQEWKQHRNLLPSRQVSESSSRSSRCILCLEERRNTTSTPCGHLFCWECITEWCNTKTECPLCREKFQPHRLVYLRSYK